The following are from one region of the Deinococcus roseus genome:
- a CDS encoding carbohydrate ABC transporter permease, which yields MRKPFPTHIVVFLLPATLVYTVFMIFPLLSSLWLSLNTKTEAGEMFVGLANYVRLLTAPEFSQPFWNALKNNVVFFVIHMLLQNPIGLLIAVLLTRGLMGSSIYRAIIFMPTILSVVIVGFAWKLILNPAWGIAPTIMKNLGLEQYYQPWLGLESTSLTTLAFISVWQNIGIPMMLFIAALSRIPEELYEAARVDGASRWTVFWKIQLPLILPTVGIVGILTFVGNFNAFDLIYATQGALAGPNFSSDILGTFFYRTFFGNQLQPGDPYMGATVAGAMLVVILIGIVLYLWGWQRRIQNLQF from the coding sequence ATGCGCAAACCCTTCCCCACCCACATCGTGGTTTTTTTGCTTCCAGCCACCCTCGTCTACACCGTCTTCATGATCTTTCCTTTGCTGAGTTCCCTGTGGCTGTCCCTCAACACCAAGACGGAAGCTGGTGAAATGTTCGTCGGGCTGGCCAATTATGTGCGGCTGCTCACGGCCCCCGAATTCTCCCAGCCATTTTGGAACGCCCTGAAAAACAATGTTGTCTTTTTCGTGATCCACATGCTGCTGCAAAACCCCATTGGGCTCCTGATTGCCGTGCTGCTGACGCGTGGCCTGATGGGCAGCAGCATCTACCGGGCCATCATCTTCATGCCGACCATTTTGTCGGTGGTGATTGTGGGCTTCGCCTGGAAACTGATCCTCAACCCCGCCTGGGGCATTGCCCCCACCATCATGAAAAACCTGGGTCTGGAACAGTACTACCAGCCCTGGCTTGGCCTGGAATCGACCTCGCTGACCACCCTGGCTTTCATTTCGGTGTGGCAGAACATCGGGATTCCCATGATGCTCTTCATTGCAGCCCTCTCCCGCATCCCAGAAGAACTCTATGAGGCTGCCAGAGTGGACGGGGCCAGCCGCTGGACGGTGTTCTGGAAGATTCAACTGCCCCTCATCCTGCCCACTGTGGGGATCGTCGGCATCCTGACTTTTGTAGGGAACTTCAACGCCTTCGATCTGATTTACGCCACCCAGGGGGCGCTCGCAGGACCCAACTTCTCCAGCGACATTCTCGGGACTTTCTTCTACCGCACCTTCTTCGGGAACCAGTTGCAACCCGGAGACCCCTACATGGGGGCCACCGTCGCTGGAGCGATGCTGGTGGTGATTTTGATCGGCATTGTCCTCTACCTGTGGGGCTGGCAGCGCCGCATCCAGAACCTGCAATTCTGA
- a CDS encoding ABC transporter substrate-binding protein, producing MKNLRQLTFGLTLLFALTPTLAQAQTTSISIESWRNDDLKIWRDVIIPAFEKRYPKIKVTFSPTAPTEYNAVVEAKLKGGTAGDIIACRPFDASLNLFKAGYLTSVNDLSGLKNFSTVAKAAWSTDDGKTTFCVPTAAVIHGFLYNKDIFDQLGLKEPKTEKEFLAVLDTIKSKGSVSPLVMGTKDQWEAATMGYQNIGPVLWAGEKGRLGLISGSAQYNKGGFLQAFEALAKWAPYLPSGYQALAYPDSQNIFGQGRGAVYPAGSWDIATFRNMNPKLKLGAFPPYTFTSGQKCVIDDHPDIGFGMNAKTKNKTAVRTFLNWMAGAEFARIYANALPGFYPLTKSSYKVNDPIAQEFLGWRKTCEASFRSSYQLLSRNANPNNENDLWNASAQVLNKTLTPKEAADFVQKNLASWYAPQKGK from the coding sequence ATGAAAAACCTCAGACAGCTCACCTTCGGACTGACCCTCCTCTTTGCCCTCACCCCAACACTCGCACAGGCCCAGACCACCAGCATTTCCATTGAAAGCTGGCGCAACGACGACCTGAAGATCTGGCGCGATGTGATCATTCCAGCGTTTGAGAAAAGGTACCCCAAAATCAAGGTGACCTTTTCCCCCACTGCGCCCACCGAGTACAACGCCGTGGTGGAAGCCAAACTCAAGGGGGGCACCGCCGGGGACATCATTGCCTGTCGTCCATTTGATGCCAGCCTCAACCTTTTCAAAGCCGGGTACCTCACTTCGGTCAATGACCTTTCGGGCCTCAAAAACTTCAGCACCGTGGCGAAAGCCGCCTGGTCCACCGACGACGGCAAAACCACCTTCTGTGTGCCCACCGCCGCAGTGATTCACGGTTTCCTTTACAACAAGGACATTTTTGACCAGCTGGGCCTCAAAGAACCCAAAACCGAGAAAGAATTCCTGGCCGTGCTGGACACCATCAAGTCCAAAGGAAGCGTTTCTCCTCTGGTGATGGGCACCAAAGACCAGTGGGAGGCCGCCACCATGGGTTACCAGAACATCGGTCCTGTGCTGTGGGCAGGGGAAAAGGGGCGTCTGGGCCTGATCAGTGGCTCTGCCCAGTACAACAAAGGTGGATTCCTGCAGGCCTTTGAAGCCCTTGCAAAATGGGCCCCTTACCTGCCCTCTGGTTATCAGGCCCTCGCTTACCCCGACTCCCAGAACATTTTTGGACAGGGACGCGGAGCCGTTTACCCCGCCGGATCCTGGGACATCGCCACCTTCCGCAACATGAACCCCAAACTGAAACTCGGGGCCTTCCCCCCTTACACCTTCACCAGTGGGCAGAAGTGCGTGATTGACGATCACCCCGACATCGGTTTCGGCATGAACGCCAAGACCAAGAACAAGACGGCAGTGCGCACCTTCCTGAACTGGATGGCCGGAGCCGAATTCGCGCGCATTTACGCAAACGCTCTCCCCGGTTTCTATCCCCTCACCAAGTCCAGCTACAAGGTGAACGACCCCATTGCGCAGGAATTCCTGGGCTGGCGCAAGACCTGTGAGGCATCTTTCCGCTCCTCTTACCAGCTGCTGTCCAGAAACGCCAACCCCAACAACGAAAACGATTTGTGGAATGCGTCTGCTCAGGTGCTCAACAAGACCCTGACCCCCAAAGAGGCCGCCGATTTCGTGCAGAAGAACCTCGCCTCCTGGTACGCCCCTCAGAAAGGCAAGTGA
- a CDS encoding ROK family transcriptional regulator has protein sequence MTTHDQVLSLIRQHQEISQAEIRTLTGLSASAVSSAVKRAQQLGVVHESGITQEALGRPRKLLKLNPDYGYTIGVQVNSNYNQIVLCDLHGNIIQRDTLSHPTLDPHVIAADIQQFAIRVTHRPILGIGLAVSGIIDHERGICLDSTTAGWHDVPIGPIVQQATGIPTHVENDANSLGIAEMLFGEARHASSFVIMTIGKGIGAGIVIQRNLYRGRNGVAGEIGHIRITSPSKVQCHCGKTGCLEATSGALAIAREFQERLGTPVSINELPTLIAEHKDLAAEILGGVGERLGIALAQLATTFDPDAVFVAPEPHLGLSSLEPIVQDSFKAELLPVTRTPTTLRFLTESTDMWARGAASVAIDQFFTSLSQEFITA, from the coding sequence ATGACCACCCACGATCAGGTTCTCAGCCTCATCCGCCAGCATCAGGAAATCAGCCAGGCTGAAATCCGCACCCTCACCGGCCTCAGTGCCTCCGCCGTCTCCAGTGCCGTCAAACGGGCGCAGCAACTCGGGGTGGTTCATGAATCCGGCATCACCCAGGAAGCCCTGGGCAGACCCCGCAAACTCCTCAAGCTGAACCCCGATTATGGCTACACCATTGGTGTGCAGGTCAACTCGAATTACAACCAGATCGTGCTCTGCGACCTGCACGGCAACATCATCCAGCGCGACACCCTCAGCCACCCCACCCTGGACCCTCACGTGATTGCTGCAGACATTCAGCAGTTCGCCATTCGGGTGACCCACCGGCCCATTCTGGGGATCGGACTTGCGGTGTCCGGGATCATCGACCATGAACGGGGAATCTGTCTGGACTCCACCACCGCCGGATGGCATGACGTGCCCATCGGTCCCATCGTGCAGCAGGCCACCGGCATTCCCACCCATGTGGAGAACGATGCCAACAGCCTGGGAATTGCCGAAATGCTCTTTGGAGAGGCCAGACACGCCAGTTCCTTTGTGATCATGACGATTGGCAAGGGGATTGGTGCAGGCATCGTCATCCAGCGCAACCTTTACCGGGGCCGCAACGGGGTGGCAGGTGAAATTGGACACATCCGCATCACCTCACCCTCAAAAGTGCAGTGCCACTGTGGAAAAACCGGATGCCTGGAAGCCACCTCTGGAGCACTCGCCATCGCCAGAGAATTTCAGGAACGCCTCGGGACTCCTGTATCCATCAACGAACTCCCCACCTTGATTGCCGAACACAAAGACCTGGCTGCAGAGATTCTGGGTGGTGTGGGAGAACGCCTGGGCATTGCCCTGGCACAGCTCGCCACCACCTTTGATCCGGACGCCGTGTTTGTGGCCCCCGAGCCGCATCTGGGCCTGTCCAGTTTAGAGCCCATCGTGCAGGACAGCTTCAAGGCTGAACTGCTCCCAGTCACCCGCACCCCCACCACCTTGCGCTTCCTCACCGAGTCCACCGACATGTGGGCCAGGGGGGCCGCAAGCGTCGCCATCGACCAGTTCTTCACTTCACTCTCCCAGGAATTCATCACCGCCTGA
- a CDS encoding glycoside hydrolase family 78 protein, which yields MTITHTTTRVTQLHAELHPDLFSGISTPRLSWITETRVADWQQTHHQIKLSTLDGQVLSSTGKQQSQESHLVPWPFAPLESRAQVTVQVQVWGSDGAESEWSAPLTLETGLLHAADWTAQAIGPVQEEDPTRPGPAPLLRKTFQVKSNLRHARLYITALGVHDTQINGQPISDQLFSPGWTSYHSRLRYHTFDVTQLLHEGHNAIGSMLGNGWYRGRLGFGGGRRNLYGEKLALIAQLELCYQDGQTERITTDESWKTHSGPITFDDLYDGERYDARLEQSGWSTPNFDDAHWAAAEVLPFDASLLVAPEGPPVRRIETLQVREVIQTPSGKTVLDFGQNLVGWLRIKVQGERGHTVTLRHAEVLENGELGMRPLRYAECTDTYTLKGEGLEVFEPRFTFHGFRYAEIENWPGNFDPADLEAVVVHSDLQRTGWFECSDPLINQFHQNVVWGMRGNFLDVPTDCPQRDERLGWTGDIQAFAPTAAFLYDVRGFLTSWLKDLKADQSENGAVPAVVPQVLPATLAAAAWGDASTIVPWTLYQHCGDTGVLEQQFDSMKKWVDFQHSRAGERLIWDMDMQFGDWLDPDAPPTNPGKAKTLPGVVATAYFARSADTVARSAKVLGRVEDAACYQKLAEDVREAFQQEYVTGRGRVLSDSVTAYSLALQFALLKDETQRHTAAKRLRELVRESGYLISTGFVGTPLVCDALCSVGEVDAAYLLLTQTECPSWLYPVTMGATTIWERWDSMLPDGSINPGEMTSFNHYALGAVADWLHRSVAGLAALEPGYRKLLVRPLPGQPLSFASARHLTPYGEAAVRWEKQNGDFQLSVTVPANTTARIELPDGQVFEVGSGQHTFHCSLEQKAAQPLTMNSTFDEVIQQPGVYQRLLALVRAHSGDHVDSFKSMLRSNQQGMCLKNAVWGVPYREELLEKMQTLLQEVRA from the coding sequence ATGACCATCACCCACACCACCACCCGGGTCACCCAGCTGCACGCTGAATTGCACCCAGACCTGTTCTCTGGCATCTCAACCCCCAGGCTTTCCTGGATCACTGAAACCCGTGTTGCAGACTGGCAGCAAACCCACCACCAGATCAAACTTTCCACCCTGGACGGACAGGTGCTCAGCAGCACCGGAAAACAGCAAAGCCAGGAATCCCACCTCGTGCCCTGGCCTTTTGCGCCTCTGGAATCCAGAGCACAGGTCACCGTGCAGGTGCAGGTGTGGGGCAGTGACGGAGCGGAAAGCGAGTGGAGTGCACCGCTGACCCTCGAAACCGGGCTGCTGCATGCAGCAGACTGGACGGCGCAGGCCATCGGCCCCGTGCAGGAAGAAGATCCCACCCGTCCTGGACCTGCTCCCCTGCTGCGCAAAACCTTTCAGGTGAAATCAAACCTCAGGCACGCCCGCCTGTACATCACCGCCCTGGGGGTGCATGACACCCAGATCAATGGGCAACCCATCAGCGATCAGCTGTTTTCACCAGGCTGGACCAGTTACCACAGCCGCCTCAGGTACCACACTTTCGATGTGACGCAGCTTCTGCACGAAGGCCACAACGCCATCGGCAGCATGCTGGGCAACGGCTGGTACCGTGGACGGCTGGGCTTTGGGGGCGGGAGGCGCAACCTTTACGGCGAGAAACTGGCCCTGATTGCACAGCTGGAACTCTGCTACCAGGACGGTCAGACCGAGCGCATCACCACCGATGAAAGCTGGAAAACCCACTCTGGCCCCATCACCTTCGATGACCTGTACGATGGGGAACGCTACGATGCCCGCCTGGAACAGAGCGGCTGGAGCACTCCCAACTTCGATGATGCACACTGGGCTGCTGCAGAAGTCCTGCCTTTTGATGCCAGTTTGCTGGTGGCCCCGGAAGGCCCGCCCGTACGCAGGATCGAAACCCTGCAGGTGAGGGAGGTGATCCAGACCCCATCAGGCAAGACCGTGCTGGACTTCGGACAGAACCTGGTGGGCTGGCTGCGCATCAAAGTGCAGGGGGAAAGGGGCCACACCGTCACCCTCAGGCATGCAGAGGTGCTGGAAAACGGTGAACTGGGCATGCGGCCCCTCAGGTACGCAGAATGCACCGACACCTACACCTTAAAAGGAGAAGGCCTGGAGGTTTTTGAACCCAGGTTCACCTTCCACGGTTTCCGCTACGCCGAAATTGAAAACTGGCCTGGAAATTTTGACCCCGCAGACCTTGAAGCCGTGGTGGTGCATTCAGACCTGCAACGCACCGGGTGGTTTGAGTGCAGTGATCCCCTGATCAACCAGTTTCACCAGAACGTGGTGTGGGGCATGCGGGGCAACTTTCTGGATGTGCCCACCGACTGCCCGCAGCGCGACGAGCGTCTGGGCTGGACCGGAGACATTCAGGCTTTCGCACCGACTGCTGCTTTCCTGTACGATGTGCGCGGCTTCCTGACCTCCTGGCTGAAAGACCTGAAAGCCGACCAGAGCGAAAACGGAGCGGTGCCCGCCGTGGTGCCGCAGGTGCTGCCTGCCACCCTCGCTGCTGCAGCCTGGGGGGACGCCAGCACCATCGTGCCCTGGACGCTGTACCAGCATTGCGGAGACACCGGGGTGCTGGAGCAGCAGTTTGACAGCATGAAAAAATGGGTGGATTTCCAGCATTCCAGGGCCGGTGAACGCCTGATCTGGGACATGGACATGCAGTTCGGAGACTGGCTGGACCCGGACGCCCCACCCACCAATCCGGGCAAGGCCAAAACCCTGCCCGGGGTGGTTGCCACCGCCTATTTTGCCCGCAGCGCCGACACCGTTGCCCGGAGCGCAAAAGTGCTGGGCCGCGTTGAGGACGCAGCATGCTATCAGAAACTTGCGGAGGATGTGCGGGAAGCGTTCCAGCAGGAATACGTGACGGGAAGGGGCCGGGTCTTGAGCGACAGCGTGACCGCCTACAGCCTCGCGTTGCAGTTTGCCCTGCTGAAAGACGAAACCCAGCGCCACACCGCTGCAAAACGCCTGCGGGAACTGGTGCGGGAAAGCGGGTACCTGATCTCCACGGGGTTTGTGGGCACACCGCTGGTGTGTGACGCCCTGTGCAGTGTCGGAGAAGTGGACGCCGCCTATTTGCTGCTCACCCAGACGGAATGCCCATCGTGGCTGTACCCCGTCACCATGGGGGCCACCACCATCTGGGAGCGCTGGGACAGCATGCTCCCGGACGGCTCCATCAACCCCGGAGAAATGACCTCTTTCAACCATTACGCGCTGGGCGCTGTGGCAGACTGGCTGCACCGCAGTGTGGCAGGACTGGCCGCGCTGGAGCCCGGATACCGCAAACTGCTGGTGCGCCCCTTGCCCGGTCAACCGCTCTCTTTTGCCTCTGCCCGTCACCTCACCCCTTACGGTGAAGCTGCGGTGCGCTGGGAGAAACAAAACGGAGACTTCCAGCTGTCTGTCACCGTGCCAGCCAACACCACCGCCAGAATCGAGCTTCCCGATGGTCAGGTGTTCGAGGTGGGCTCCGGGCAGCACACCTTCCACTGCTCCCTGGAGCAAAAAGCAGCACAACCCCTCACCATGAACAGCACCTTTGATGAAGTGATTCAGCAACCTGGGGTGTACCAGCGACTGCTTGCCCTGGTGAGAGCGCACTCCGGGGACCATGTGGACAGCTTCAAGAGCATGCTGCGCAGCAACCAGCAGGGCATGTGCCTGAAAAATGCCGTGTGGGGCGTTCCTTACCGGGAAGAACTGCTGGAGAAAATGCAAACGCTGCTGCAGGAGGTGCGGGCATGA
- a CDS encoding carbohydrate ABC transporter permease: protein MIGQDPLKSTLKKKAPHNPAAANLQKTLLGIPATLLIVLIVVSCIYPVIWIFMSSFKGADEFLKPMWTLPQSLHLENYTRAWTEGNMGKYVINSALVVFPSIAVMILLGTGAAFGLEVMRWKLSRTVNVLFLIGIMVPIQIVILPLFNMYYQAHLLDTRFALILTYVAFGLPLVVFFLSGYFQSFPREIVEAAVVDGASIYQVFFKIALPMVQNAIVTVALVQFFFLWNDLLVSLTFTTNPEMRTVQSGLLAFTGQYGQREWGPTFASISMAVAPTVLIYLFLNRMVMKGMAAGAVKG from the coding sequence ATGATCGGACAGGACCCCCTCAAATCCACCCTCAAAAAGAAAGCCCCCCACAACCCCGCAGCAGCCAACCTGCAAAAAACCCTGCTGGGCATCCCCGCCACCCTTTTGATTGTCTTGATCGTGGTGTCCTGCATCTACCCGGTGATCTGGATTTTCATGTCCTCTTTCAAAGGCGCAGATGAATTCTTAAAACCCATGTGGACGCTGCCCCAGAGCTTGCACCTGGAGAACTACACCCGCGCCTGGACCGAAGGCAACATGGGCAAATACGTGATCAATTCTGCACTGGTGGTCTTTCCCTCCATTGCAGTGATGATCCTGCTGGGCACCGGTGCCGCCTTCGGGCTGGAAGTGATGCGCTGGAAACTCTCCCGCACCGTGAACGTGCTCTTTTTGATTGGCATCATGGTACCCATCCAGATCGTGATTTTACCTCTGTTCAACATGTACTACCAGGCGCACCTGCTGGACACCCGTTTCGCATTGATCCTCACCTACGTGGCTTTCGGATTGCCGCTGGTGGTGTTCTTCCTCTCCGGGTACTTCCAGTCCTTCCCCAGGGAGATCGTTGAAGCCGCCGTGGTGGACGGGGCCAGCATTTACCAGGTGTTCTTCAAGATTGCCCTGCCGATGGTGCAAAACGCCATTGTCACCGTGGCCCTGGTGCAGTTTTTCTTTCTGTGGAACGACCTGCTGGTGTCTCTGACCTTCACCACCAACCCGGAAATGCGCACCGTGCAATCGGGACTGCTGGCCTTCACCGGGCAGTACGGGCAGCGCGAATGGGGGCCGACTTTTGCCTCCATCAGCATGGCCGTGGCCCCCACCGTGCTGATCTACCTGTTTTTAAACCGCATGGTCATGAAAGGCATGGCCGCCGGAGCCGTCAAAGGCTGA
- a CDS encoding ABC transporter substrate-binding protein, which produces MKHARLTALSTLLIVSAFSAAEAQKKTVVFLSGQNRDVGYTKIISMLSDDYAKKNATFSYQHQAQLTDLTQRLQLLANSGTLPTLFSINEPSLLAQLATKGDAADLESYFRDLGIYSKLNPVAVQINKKLTGGKLLGLPLELNIEGIWYNKKIFADNGLKEPKTWDEMMAAADKLKARNIQPFSASGDQKWPLTRLIGGYAARKYGADVMDRVKDGSLKLTDAGFVEAARAVQEMGKKGYFGLGVNTIDYDTAVDTFLQGKAAMLYMGSWVLRDLNDKTRNKIGEASVGFFNIPAVKGGKGTINDWSINTGLTVGVNAKQLDKATGDWMKHVFSNYANLAMSDLGMLTGFKVTKTPKTIPALTKMTQTKLNAAKNGYLWWEGLFSPKATAISQDNVQPLITGDLSPEEYMQQLQNALK; this is translated from the coding sequence ATGAAACACGCACGCCTTACTGCCCTTTCCACTTTGCTCATCGTCAGCGCTTTTTCTGCCGCAGAGGCCCAGAAAAAAACCGTGGTGTTCCTGTCGGGTCAGAACAGAGACGTGGGCTACACCAAGATCATCAGCATGCTCTCGGACGATTACGCCAAAAAGAATGCCACCTTCAGCTACCAGCACCAGGCGCAGCTCACCGACCTGACCCAGCGCCTGCAACTGCTGGCCAACAGTGGCACGCTGCCCACCCTGTTCTCCATAAATGAACCCAGTTTGCTGGCGCAGCTGGCCACCAAAGGGGACGCTGCAGATCTGGAAAGCTACTTCAGGGACCTCGGCATCTACAGCAAACTGAATCCGGTGGCCGTGCAGATCAACAAGAAACTGACTGGCGGAAAACTGCTGGGCTTGCCCCTGGAACTCAACATCGAAGGCATCTGGTACAACAAGAAAATCTTTGCGGACAATGGGCTGAAAGAACCCAAAACCTGGGACGAGATGATGGCTGCAGCCGACAAACTCAAAGCCAGAAACATCCAGCCTTTCTCGGCGTCTGGCGACCAGAAGTGGCCCCTGACCCGCCTGATCGGGGGTTACGCTGCCCGCAAATACGGTGCAGACGTGATGGACCGCGTGAAAGACGGCAGCCTGAAACTCACCGACGCAGGCTTTGTGGAAGCGGCCCGCGCCGTGCAGGAGATGGGCAAGAAGGGTTACTTCGGGCTGGGCGTGAACACCATCGATTACGACACCGCCGTGGACACCTTCTTGCAGGGCAAAGCCGCCATGCTCTACATGGGCAGCTGGGTTCTCCGTGACCTGAACGACAAAACCCGCAACAAGATCGGGGAGGCCAGCGTGGGCTTCTTCAACATCCCGGCGGTGAAGGGCGGCAAGGGCACCATCAACGACTGGTCCATCAACACCGGTCTGACCGTGGGGGTCAATGCAAAACAGCTGGACAAAGCCACCGGCGACTGGATGAAGCATGTGTTCTCCAATTACGCCAACCTGGCCATGAGTGACCTGGGCATGCTGACCGGTTTCAAGGTCACCAAAACCCCCAAAACCATTCCAGCACTCACCAAGATGACCCAGACCAAACTGAATGCCGCCAAAAATGGTTACCTGTGGTGGGAGGGTCTGTTCAGCCCCAAAGCCACCGCCATTTCCCAGGACAACGTGCAGCCGCTCATCACGGGCGACCTGAGCCCTGAAGAGTACATGCAGCAGTTGCAAAATGCACTGAAGTAA
- a CDS encoding carbohydrate ABC transporter permease, translating to MNKTLSDWKAISLFVGPALILYLVILFVPIVSSLGLSMQEGSPITGFKYVGFANYERLIHDSQMWKALWFGTRFALFVSAGQIILGTLLALLYHFYLKHSSVLVRTLIFLPVVLPTVAVAQMFSKMFAIAPQYGLVNGLLDNLGMQSYIQPWLGQADTAFWIICIMEIWKAMGFYAILIFTGLVGIPEETIEAGRIDGAQGWNLTRFIVLPQLTPIMVASLIFSFNGTLKVFDTIVALTNGGPGTATTPLSILMYKTSFVYSEYGYGSTLALTLTLQCLVVSLLIYWRNRREGN from the coding sequence ATGAACAAGACCCTCAGCGACTGGAAAGCCATCAGCCTCTTCGTGGGGCCCGCCCTGATCCTCTACCTGGTGATCCTCTTTGTGCCCATTGTTTCCTCCCTGGGCCTCAGCATGCAGGAAGGCAGCCCCATCACTGGATTCAAATATGTGGGCTTCGCCAACTATGAGCGCCTGATCCACGACTCCCAGATGTGGAAGGCCCTGTGGTTCGGCACCAGATTTGCCCTGTTTGTCTCTGCAGGCCAGATCATTCTGGGCACCCTGCTGGCTTTGCTGTACCACTTCTACCTCAAGCACTCCTCGGTGCTGGTGCGCACCCTGATCTTCCTGCCTGTGGTGCTGCCCACCGTGGCCGTGGCGCAGATGTTCTCCAAGATGTTCGCCATTGCGCCGCAGTACGGACTGGTCAACGGTCTACTGGACAACCTGGGAATGCAGTCCTACATCCAGCCCTGGCTGGGACAGGCCGACACCGCCTTCTGGATCATCTGCATCATGGAAATCTGGAAAGCCATGGGCTTCTACGCCATCCTGATTTTCACCGGACTGGTGGGCATCCCCGAAGAAACCATCGAGGCAGGCCGCATTGATGGAGCGCAGGGCTGGAACCTCACCCGTTTTATCGTGTTGCCGCAGCTCACCCCCATCATGGTGGCCTCCCTGATTTTCAGTTTCAACGGGACCCTGAAAGTCTTTGACACCATCGTGGCCCTCACCAACGGCGGACCCGGCACCGCCACCACGCCGCTGAGCATCCTGATGTACAAGACCTCTTTCGTGTACAGCGAATATGGGTACGGCAGCACGCTGGCCCTGACCCTGACCCTGCAGTGCCTCGTGGTGAGCCTGCTGATCTACTGGCGCAACCGCCGGGAAGGAAACTGA
- a CDS encoding ROK family transcriptional regulator, with translation MTANKGDPRALRTQNRRTILNHIRRLGPTSRSQLVELTGLSSAGITGITAELIQDRLLIERSIGEAGATGGRRPIYLDIDFAAHYAIGIKLREDRMEVVLTDLSTRVLAHRTEDLTSQNPQDVALQIKNISKKLYKKARIDPEDVIGIGIGMTGVIDARHGQAVNAPLMQWHNVPISQIITAQTGLPVWIDNDVNAFAAAERLFGNGKQYGSFLTVAIGRGLGGALVLEGDIYRGRNGGAGEFGHNMVQPGGRLCSCGRKGCLEAYTAEPGILSIFQEKHPEIENPTIPGVVELAAQGHLGAREVLENAGRLLGTHLSYLVNTFNPELIIMGGEGSQLGPAYFTPLKQALRQQAFDGLADELQILIVPWDKDDFTPWAQGAASLAVQSAFDTGEVIKAGTNRQAN, from the coding sequence ATGACCGCAAACAAAGGCGATCCACGCGCACTGCGCACCCAGAATCGGCGAACCATCCTCAACCACATCCGCAGGCTGGGGCCCACCAGCCGCTCACAACTGGTGGAACTGACCGGCCTGAGCAGCGCAGGCATCACCGGCATCACTGCAGAACTCATTCAGGACCGACTGCTGATCGAACGCAGCATCGGAGAGGCTGGAGCCACCGGAGGCCGCCGCCCCATCTACCTGGACATCGACTTTGCGGCCCACTACGCCATTGGCATCAAACTGCGCGAAGACCGCATGGAAGTGGTGCTCACCGACCTCTCCACCCGCGTGCTGGCCCACCGCACCGAAGATTTGACCAGCCAGAACCCTCAGGATGTGGCGCTGCAAATCAAAAACATCAGCAAAAAACTCTACAAAAAAGCCAGAATTGACCCGGAAGACGTGATCGGCATTGGCATTGGCATGACCGGGGTGATCGACGCCCGCCACGGACAGGCCGTCAATGCCCCCCTGATGCAGTGGCACAACGTGCCGATCAGCCAGATCATTACGGCCCAGACGGGGCTCCCGGTGTGGATCGACAACGATGTGAATGCCTTTGCTGCCGCAGAACGCCTGTTCGGGAACGGCAAGCAGTACGGCAGCTTCCTCACCGTGGCCATCGGACGCGGCCTGGGTGGAGCACTGGTGCTGGAAGGGGACATCTACCGGGGCAGAAACGGTGGTGCAGGAGAGTTCGGGCACAACATGGTCCAGCCCGGAGGCAGGCTGTGCAGTTGCGGCAGGAAAGGCTGTCTGGAAGCCTACACTGCAGAACCCGGCATCCTCAGCATCTTCCAGGAAAAACACCCCGAAATCGAAAACCCCACCATCCCCGGAGTGGTGGAACTGGCCGCCCAGGGCCACCTCGGAGCCCGTGAAGTGCTGGAAAACGCCGGGCGTTTGCTGGGCACCCACCTCTCTTACCTGGTCAACACCTTCAATCCCGAACTGATCATCATGGGCGGAGAAGGCTCACAACTGGGACCCGCCTACTTCACCCCGCTCAAACAGGCCCTCAGACAGCAGGCTTTCGATGGCCTTGCCGATGAACTGCAGATTCTGATCGTGCCCTGGGACAAGGACGACTTCACCCCCTGGGCGCAGGGTGCAGCCAGCCTTGCCGTGCAAAGTGCTTTTGACACCGGAGAGGTCATCAAAGCAGGGACCAACCGACAGGCCAACTGA